From a single Kiritimatiellia bacterium genomic region:
- a CDS encoding class I SAM-dependent methyltransferase: MRKDVTRRETCRLCESPRLELVVPITATPPGDAYVTREKVGSPQPCYPLDMYMCLNCGHVQLRDVVNPQILFGHYTYFSGNSPGLVKHFEEYAGEVIRETGIQPGDLVVDIGSNDGTFLRFFKNHGCRVLGIDPAENVARFATERGIPTLPEFMSISVARRVRGEFGPAKVVAANNVFAHTDDMIGMADSVCELLADDGVFVFEVSYLMDVIDKMLLGTIFHEHLCYHAVRPLQAFLKRRGMELIDVKRVTIQGGSLIGIAQRIGGPRRVQPSVGELIALEDQRRLGDPATLRAFSREVDRVRDEMRSLLRRLHQEGNTLAGFGAARGGTLLLYHFELGPLLSFIVDDNPEKHGMYSPGHHIPVLPTSALYERRPEYTVILAWVHSKPIIRNHQRYLEQGGRFITCYPHMMVVDRSTQPFW, translated from the coding sequence ATGAGAAAAGACGTCACGCGCCGAGAAACCTGCAGACTCTGTGAATCCCCACGGCTCGAACTTGTTGTGCCAATCACTGCGACGCCGCCGGGCGATGCCTATGTTACTCGCGAGAAAGTTGGAAGTCCGCAGCCATGCTATCCGCTGGACATGTACATGTGCCTGAATTGCGGACACGTTCAGCTTCGGGATGTCGTCAATCCGCAAATCCTCTTTGGCCATTACACCTACTTCAGCGGCAATTCGCCCGGCCTGGTGAAACATTTTGAGGAATACGCCGGGGAGGTGATTCGTGAGACCGGTATTCAGCCCGGGGATCTTGTTGTCGACATCGGCAGCAATGACGGCACCTTCCTCCGTTTTTTTAAAAATCACGGCTGCCGGGTTCTTGGAATTGATCCCGCAGAAAACGTGGCTCGTTTCGCGACTGAGCGAGGCATTCCTACGCTGCCCGAATTCATGTCCATCTCGGTCGCGCGTCGTGTGAGAGGGGAATTCGGACCCGCCAAGGTCGTCGCGGCCAATAATGTGTTTGCGCACACTGACGACATGATCGGTATGGCGGACAGCGTATGTGAGCTCCTCGCCGACGATGGTGTTTTTGTGTTCGAGGTTTCGTACTTGATGGATGTGATCGACAAGATGCTGCTCGGAACCATTTTTCACGAGCATCTGTGCTATCACGCGGTCCGCCCACTCCAAGCCTTCCTGAAGCGCCGGGGTATGGAGCTGATCGATGTCAAGCGCGTGACCATTCAAGGAGGTTCGCTAATCGGAATCGCTCAACGAATTGGAGGGCCACGCAGAGTTCAACCTTCGGTGGGAGAGTTGATTGCGCTAGAGGACCAAAGAAGACTCGGTGATCCAGCCACCCTCCGCGCATTTTCGCGCGAGGTCGATAGGGTCCGCGACGAGATGCGTTCCTTGTTGCGCCGGCTGCATCAGGAGGGAAACACGCTCGCTGGGTTCGGCGCGGCGCGGGGTGGCACGCTGTTGCTCTACCACTTTGAACTTGGCCCGCTGCTGTCATTCATCGTTGACGACAATCCGGAAAAACACGGGATGTATAGTCCGGGCCATCACATTCCGGTGCTGCCGACTTCCGCGCTTTATGAAAGAAGGCCGGAATACACGGTGATTCTCGCGTGGGTTCATTCCAAGCCAATCATTCGCAACCACCAGCGATATCTTGAACAGGGCGGCAGGTTCATTACCTGCTACCCTCACATGATGGTCGTGGACAGGTCGACTCAACCGTTCTGGTAA
- a CDS encoding ABC transporter ATP-binding protein yields MILPAIEARQLTKRYRLGSIGRQSLADEVAWIWARIRGRDADAAVGIIGRSRTRPAVHTALDGVSFQVAPGEAVGLIGHNGAGKSTLLKILSRITDPTSGEAFLRGRVGSLLEVGTGFHPDLTGRENIFMSGILLGMRRQEVKARFDEIVDFAGVEPFIDTPVKRYSSGMFVRLAFSVAAHLETEILLVDEVLAVGDLEFQRKCLGKMDSVARSGRTILFVSHNLASVRSLCSRGIVLRKGRIQFDGAAGDAVNAYMQSYAEDVSFGRYKAPPDSLGQRDAWIEEIWLERGAKETASCPSGEDLEVVFRYGARVEGLPIHVAFWICDELHQKLIQFGQRFRQPAGAPSQRRGSIRCRIPRIPLMPGRYKLHAALYLRGFLIDHAPDAFWFEIQPGDFFGDGLVLHAAETRVLVDQHWVVEE; encoded by the coding sequence ATGATCCTCCCTGCCATCGAGGCCCGACAACTGACCAAGCGTTACCGACTTGGGTCTATTGGACGCCAATCGTTGGCGGATGAAGTGGCGTGGATTTGGGCTCGAATTCGCGGACGCGATGCGGATGCGGCAGTTGGCATCATAGGTCGGAGTCGAACGCGCCCGGCTGTCCATACGGCCCTGGATGGAGTTTCATTTCAAGTCGCGCCGGGCGAAGCGGTTGGATTGATCGGCCACAACGGGGCAGGGAAGTCGACGCTTTTGAAAATCTTATCGAGGATTACGGATCCTACCTCCGGAGAAGCTTTCCTGCGCGGCAGGGTCGGTTCGCTCTTGGAAGTGGGCACGGGGTTCCACCCCGATCTGACGGGGCGCGAAAACATATTCATGAGCGGAATTCTTCTCGGCATGCGCCGGCAGGAGGTCAAAGCCCGATTTGATGAAATCGTGGATTTCGCTGGGGTGGAGCCGTTTATCGATACGCCGGTCAAGCGATACTCCAGCGGCATGTTCGTCCGTTTGGCGTTTTCGGTTGCAGCGCATTTGGAAACCGAAATCCTGCTCGTGGACGAGGTCCTAGCGGTGGGGGATTTGGAATTTCAGCGAAAATGTCTGGGTAAAATGGATAGCGTGGCCCGCAGCGGCCGAACAATCCTTTTTGTAAGTCATAACCTCGCATCGGTTCGCAGCCTCTGTAGCCGCGGAATCGTCCTGAGAAAAGGCCGGATCCAGTTTGACGGAGCCGCCGGTGATGCCGTCAACGCCTACATGCAGAGTTACGCTGAGGATGTTTCATTTGGCAGGTACAAAGCGCCCCCCGACTCGCTGGGCCAGCGGGATGCTTGGATTGAGGAAATATGGCTCGAACGAGGTGCGAAAGAGACGGCTTCCTGCCCGTCGGGCGAAGATCTTGAAGTCGTGTTTCGTTATGGGGCGCGCGTCGAAGGCCTGCCGATCCACGTCGCTTTCTGGATTTGCGACGAGCTTCACCAAAAACTGATTCAATTCGGGCAGCGGTTCAGGCAACCAGCAGGCGCGCCCTCCCAGCGACGGGGATCCATTCGGTGCCGTATTCCGCGCATACCTTTGATGCCGGGTCGCTACAAGCTGCATGCCGCTCTTTATCTCCGTGGTTTTTTGATCGATCACGCGCCGGATGCGTTTTGGTTCGAGATCCAGCCGGGTGATTTCTTTGGCGACGGACTCGTCCTCCATGCTGCGGAGACCCGTGTTCTTGTAGATCAGCATTGGGTGGTTGAGGAATGA
- a CDS encoding glycosyltransferase has translation MKEVPSTRSEPPITIITPARDYGYFIRDAIESVLEQMLDEDEYIVIDDGSTDDTPAILREYRDRVRYLRTPGIGANEVRRFALDHIRTTWFFNLDADNLLGDGALMALRTAAAKVQNDRSVAFLYPSIRRLGLGVNKLILATPVELNQLKLRNHLDGNALYRTAIAREIPFDPQFPTQDDYDFFLSAYERGYRGEPVPEAILIYRLHSGSISQTVSRSATQKNTWRAITSKHKRLYTPSELRKSRTEINNRIRLSIIHTRSPFASLTQRIRGLWVMAKCGCCHAEMLKQLHYTCFPSRYYSSVIPTCDIFYFLTPSYVTRELLDLFSAGMEIPREELLGLAGLFKWDVRCDNNLRYAHITLQSLYSPPNSSILFKQITRIAWQASRAKLIVADSAEIGLHVLALAIRKCWKNQIVVWWRTIRNTNSSRLQSSIFQSLSRADRIIVSSRRDLEFFSKERSLRERVLYVEPFIDHLFWRPINPGPCSKTYDILCIGERNWLDIGLIQKLASSVPNRSFAVHILDGYPSEAFSQIKNLEYFGPVSFTRIRDRMATARLVLIPVLQDQCSKCLTWILRAVALGRTVVVSGPSENEESVIRSESVFWTKSSNISYLVEIIETCLQGSDRESHSNVSSHALRKVYTIEEAFRAIAMASPFRQYSLDQWSQPNKDECIDKDQHKSYL, from the coding sequence ATGAAAGAGGTTCCCTCCACGAGGTCCGAGCCGCCAATCACAATTATTACGCCGGCGCGCGATTACGGATATTTTATACGGGATGCGATTGAAAGCGTCTTGGAACAAATGCTCGATGAAGATGAGTACATCGTCATCGATGATGGGTCAACAGATGACACGCCTGCTATTTTGCGAGAGTATCGAGATCGCGTTCGATACCTTCGTACGCCGGGCATCGGAGCGAATGAAGTTCGAAGATTTGCTCTCGATCACATCAGAACGACATGGTTCTTTAATTTGGACGCTGATAACTTGCTTGGAGACGGAGCCCTTATGGCGCTGCGTACCGCTGCGGCCAAAGTTCAAAATGATCGTAGCGTGGCTTTTTTATATCCGTCGATTCGGCGACTAGGTCTTGGTGTTAACAAATTAATCTTGGCAACGCCCGTTGAGCTAAATCAACTGAAGCTCCGAAATCATCTTGATGGCAATGCTCTTTATCGAACAGCGATCGCCCGGGAGATTCCTTTTGATCCTCAGTTTCCTACGCAGGATGATTATGACTTTTTCTTAAGCGCGTATGAGCGAGGGTACCGTGGCGAGCCGGTGCCCGAAGCCATACTAATCTATCGGCTTCATTCAGGAAGCATTTCGCAGACTGTCTCGCGCTCCGCTACTCAAAAAAATACGTGGCGTGCCATCACGTCCAAACATAAAAGATTATATACACCCTCTGAACTGCGCAAATCTCGTACGGAAATAAATAACAGAATACGCTTATCGATTATTCATACTCGTTCTCCGTTTGCATCACTTACCCAGAGAATACGAGGTCTGTGGGTTATGGCAAAATGCGGATGCTGCCACGCAGAGATGCTAAAGCAGTTGCATTACACCTGCTTTCCATCCCGATATTATTCCTCTGTGATTCCAACCTGTGATATTTTTTATTTCTTAACACCCTCATACGTCACAAGAGAGCTTTTGGATTTGTTTTCAGCAGGTATGGAGATTCCGCGTGAGGAACTGCTGGGGCTGGCTGGCCTTTTCAAGTGGGATGTTCGGTGTGATAACAACCTACGATATGCACACATAACGCTCCAATCACTGTATTCGCCCCCCAATTCTTCTATATTATTCAAACAGATAACTCGTATAGCGTGGCAGGCGTCGCGAGCAAAGCTGATTGTGGCTGATTCCGCGGAGATTGGATTGCATGTTTTGGCGTTGGCAATTCGCAAATGCTGGAAAAATCAAATTGTTGTCTGGTGGCGCACGATAAGAAATACGAACTCATCCAGATTACAATCCTCGATATTTCAATCTCTTTCAAGAGCAGATCGGATTATTGTGTCGAGTCGACGAGATCTGGAATTTTTTTCAAAAGAACGCTCGCTAAGAGAAAGAGTGTTATATGTGGAACCGTTTATTGACCATTTATTTTGGCGTCCAATAAATCCAGGACCTTGTTCAAAAACTTATGATATATTATGCATCGGGGAACGCAACTGGCTGGATATAGGATTGATACAAAAACTAGCGTCTAGTGTGCCTAATCGCTCCTTCGCTGTTCATATTCTGGATGGGTATCCTTCGGAAGCATTTTCGCAAATCAAAAATCTGGAATATTTCGGCCCAGTATCTTTCACGCGAATTCGAGATCGAATGGCCACGGCGAGATTGGTCTTGATACCCGTACTGCAGGATCAATGTTCGAAGTGCTTGACCTGGATACTGCGAGCTGTTGCTTTGGGACGGACTGTTGTTGTGTCGGGTCCGTCTGAAAACGAGGAATCGGTAATTCGGTCCGAATCGGTTTTCTGGACGAAATCATCGAATATCAGTTATTTGGTAGAAATCATCGAAACGTGTCTTCAAGGGTCTGATCGCGAATCCCATTCTAATGTATCGAGTCACGCTTTACGTAAAGTTTATACGATAGAGGAGGCTTTCCGAGCAATAGCGATGGCTTCGCCTTTTAGGCAATACTCTTTAGATCAATGGTCGCAGCCAAATAAGGATGAATGTATCGATAAGGATCAGCATAAATCGTATTTGTAA
- a CDS encoding WbuC family cupin fold metalloprotein: MKETESPMNEISPAVLAPLGEVIRIGSMGICRVKIEAVRSARGRARINAHPGPDAAVQEMLIALHRGTYLRPHKHIDKSESFHVIEGCADVILFDDEGGIFDIVELGPPGGDRCFYYRQSVPRFHTLIIHSDMFVIHETTNGPFSPERTLFAPWAPEESDPKATAFMGDLQRRAFDWLAQNRR, encoded by the coding sequence ATGAAAGAGACCGAATCGCCGATGAATGAGATCTCGCCTGCGGTGTTGGCTCCCCTTGGTGAAGTCATCCGGATCGGATCTATGGGCATCTGCCGCGTAAAGATCGAGGCCGTTCGCTCGGCACGAGGGCGCGCTCGCATCAACGCGCATCCCGGCCCTGATGCGGCCGTGCAGGAAATGCTAATCGCGCTCCATAGAGGGACGTACTTGCGGCCCCACAAGCACATCGACAAATCGGAATCCTTCCACGTGATCGAGGGTTGCGCGGATGTGATTCTATTCGATGACGAAGGAGGAATTTTCGACATCGTCGAGCTGGGTCCGCCTGGCGGCGACCGATGCTTCTATTATCGGCAATCCGTGCCGAGATTCCATACGTTGATCATTCACAGCGACATGTTCGTGATCCATGAAACAACGAACGGTCCCTTTTCGCCCGAACGTACTCTCTTCGCGCCGTGGGCGCCCGAGGAGTCCGACCCAAAGGCGACCGCCTTTATGGGAGATCTACAGCGTCGAGCCTTCGATTGGCTTGCGCAGAATCGTAGGTGA
- a CDS encoding class I SAM-dependent methyltransferase, which produces MNRQYVVERPCIRAVACRICGSTRFTKRLDLGFQPICNRFLTAPDEIEEQFPFALMQCEDCAVLQLEAVAPPEALKPRYPWITYREAEGHLDEMVRDILALAGLHRDARIIGSNYKDTTVIERFRRLGFAHADLLDPRRDLEVDADRAEIETVQDRLTPERCSLIAERNGPADVLVMRHVIEHAHDIHRFAAAVRALVRPGGLAVFEVPDFRPSLTHFDYSTLWEEHVFCFTDATLAATCARLGFEPLLVKIYPYPIENALVSMVRVSEKIQPVEIPTFDVSAELSIGEMYGREHAPRSARLQDYLDHFVRDHGPVAVFGAGHLSTKFINFMRIAPWIQFIADGDTCKIGKLLPGSRLPIVPPSELFNQRIRLCLLGLSAESEARVRKAFTAFTDSGGRFASISPISPTRLEF; this is translated from the coding sequence ATGAATCGCCAGTATGTTGTCGAGCGGCCATGCATCCGCGCCGTCGCATGCCGGATCTGTGGATCGACCCGGTTCACCAAACGCCTTGATCTCGGGTTTCAGCCGATATGCAATCGGTTTTTGACCGCCCCCGACGAAATCGAGGAACAGTTTCCGTTCGCGCTCATGCAGTGCGAAGATTGTGCTGTTCTCCAGTTGGAGGCCGTGGCCCCCCCAGAAGCCCTAAAACCCCGATATCCATGGATCACTTACCGTGAAGCAGAAGGCCATCTCGACGAAATGGTGCGCGATATTCTCGCGCTAGCCGGCCTCCATCGCGACGCCCGAATCATCGGCTCCAACTACAAAGATACGACTGTCATCGAACGCTTCCGGAGATTGGGCTTTGCGCACGCCGACTTACTTGACCCGCGACGGGACCTCGAGGTCGACGCTGACCGGGCGGAAATTGAAACGGTGCAAGACCGACTGACGCCGGAACGGTGCAGCCTGATTGCAGAGCGAAATGGGCCCGCAGATGTTCTAGTGATGCGTCATGTGATCGAACACGCACATGACATCCACCGATTCGCGGCGGCTGTCCGCGCACTCGTCCGTCCTGGCGGCTTGGCCGTTTTCGAGGTCCCTGATTTTAGACCGAGCCTGACTCACTTTGATTACAGTACGCTTTGGGAGGAACACGTCTTCTGTTTCACGGATGCGACGCTTGCGGCGACTTGCGCGCGTCTTGGCTTTGAGCCGCTGCTCGTGAAAATCTACCCCTATCCGATTGAAAATGCCTTGGTATCTATGGTGCGGGTTTCAGAAAAGATTCAGCCAGTGGAGATTCCCACGTTTGATGTGAGCGCGGAGCTGAGCATCGGCGAAATGTATGGCCGTGAGCATGCCCCGCGGTCGGCGCGCCTGCAGGATTACCTCGACCATTTTGTGCGAGATCATGGGCCTGTCGCCGTCTTCGGTGCAGGACACCTGTCCACCAAATTTATTAATTTCATGCGGATTGCCCCATGGATCCAGTTCATCGCCGACGGCGACACGTGTAAAATCGGGAAATTGCTGCCGGGTTCACGACTGCCAATTGTTCCCCCCTCTGAACTGTTCAACCAACGCATTCGGCTGTGCCTGCTCGGATTGAGCGCTGAAAGCGAGGCTCGAGTTCGAAAAGCCTTTACCGCCTTTACCGATTCGGGTGGGCGATTCGCGTCCATTTCTCCCATCAGCCCAACCCGTCTGGAGTTCTAA
- a CDS encoding ABC transporter permease: MSRTIHIRARRGWLDFDWRELFESRDILTMLVMREWSALYKQTILGPLWFIIQPTLMTVVFTVIFGRIAQIPTDGTPPFLFYLSGILFWNYFSGVLNHAALSFASNAHILTKVYIPRLLIPAAGVIAQLAHFAVHLLLFVVFYAGFWILGATVHPTRWVVAIPFAVFQAAVAALGAGLLVCALTIKYRDLRFALPFFLQLAMYLSPVVYPLSAVPDGRLRVLLMMNPMTAVIEIGRLGLLGEGSPDLRCIALGCTVALALLVAGLISFNRMQRTFADIL; the protein is encoded by the coding sequence TTGAGTCGAACCATCCATATTCGGGCACGCCGCGGCTGGCTGGACTTCGATTGGCGGGAGCTTTTTGAGTCCCGTGATATCCTGACCATGCTGGTGATGCGCGAATGGTCCGCGCTGTACAAACAAACTATTCTGGGGCCTTTGTGGTTCATCATTCAGCCGACCCTGATGACGGTGGTCTTCACGGTCATCTTTGGGCGAATCGCGCAAATACCGACGGACGGAACGCCTCCATTCTTGTTTTACTTATCCGGGATTTTGTTCTGGAATTATTTCAGCGGTGTACTTAACCATGCCGCATTGTCTTTCGCATCGAATGCACACATTCTGACGAAAGTCTATATTCCCCGTTTGTTGATCCCTGCGGCGGGTGTCATTGCCCAACTGGCGCATTTCGCAGTTCATTTACTGCTGTTTGTTGTTTTCTACGCAGGGTTTTGGATCCTGGGTGCGACAGTTCATCCGACACGTTGGGTGGTAGCTATCCCGTTTGCCGTTTTCCAAGCAGCAGTGGCAGCGCTCGGCGCCGGCCTCCTCGTGTGCGCCTTGACGATCAAATACCGTGACCTTCGTTTCGCTTTGCCTTTTTTCCTGCAGCTGGCCATGTATTTGTCGCCAGTTGTCTATCCCCTTTCCGCTGTCCCCGATGGGCGGCTTCGTGTCTTGTTGATGATGAATCCAATGACCGCCGTGATTGAAATCGGACGACTCGGGTTGCTAGGCGAGGGGTCGCCGGACCTGCGCTGTATCGCCTTGGGCTGCACAGTCGCGCTAGCGCTCCTTGTCGCGGGACTGATTTCCTTCAACCGCATGCAACGCACCTTTGCGGACATTTTATGA
- a CDS encoding glycosyltransferase family 2 protein yields the protein MGNEPLDLTIFVPCYNEAKLIERTLDTIREAAAGFPFRYEILVYDDASTDGTSDVVKNYIRKHNLPSDLIILERCEKNMGIGVNYFRAAERGRGKYFIVLFGDNSEPVSSIRKVFDLLGKADVIIPYIDSRLFGGRFNSDHRSFFRRFCSINFARLVRLFSGHKIHYFNGFVMHLRENVLKHRIRTYGLGYQAELLCRVLNDPNITFLEVRVPCTTREEGSSTAFRLKNVISVAGSLLRILHYRLFGPKVPPRN from the coding sequence GTGGGAAATGAACCGCTAGACCTGACGATATTTGTACCCTGTTACAACGAGGCGAAGCTCATCGAACGTACGCTGGATACGATTCGTGAAGCGGCGGCCGGTTTCCCGTTCCGGTATGAAATTCTCGTCTATGACGATGCCTCGACGGACGGCACGTCGGACGTGGTCAAAAACTATATCCGAAAACACAATTTGCCCTCGGACCTCATCATCCTCGAACGCTGCGAAAAAAACATGGGCATCGGCGTGAATTATTTTCGCGCGGCGGAACGGGGACGGGGAAAGTATTTCATCGTTCTTTTTGGCGATAACTCCGAGCCGGTCTCGTCCATTCGAAAAGTCTTCGATTTGCTGGGGAAGGCCGATGTTATCATCCCCTATATCGACAGCCGTCTGTTCGGCGGCCGTTTCAACAGCGATCACCGCAGCTTTTTCCGGCGTTTTTGTTCAATTAATTTTGCCCGTCTTGTGCGGCTATTCAGCGGCCACAAGATTCACTATTTCAACGGCTTTGTTATGCATCTTCGCGAAAACGTGTTGAAGCACCGCATTCGCACTTACGGTCTTGGCTATCAGGCCGAGTTGCTCTGCCGGGTCTTGAATGATCCCAACATCACCTTTCTTGAGGTTCGTGTCCCCTGCACAACTCGTGAGGAGGGGTCATCGACGGCGTTCCGATTGAAAAATGTGATCTCAGTCGCTGGATCGCTTCTCCGTATCCTCCATTACCGGCTGTTTGGGCCGAAAGTGCCTCCTCGAAATTAG
- a CDS encoding bifunctional glycosyltransferase/class I SAM-dependent methyltransferase, with amino-acid sequence MRIGIFVIAYNAERHIAKTLSRIPADLWKAIDVVYVIDDCSTDDTTRVALGFKPPIDPQKFVVLRNRVNQRYGGNQKLGYQYAIDRGLDVVVMLHADGQYAPEVLPQLLEPIIRDEADVVLGSRMIHRADARKGGMPLYKFVGNIVLTKIENALSGMRLSEFHSGYRAYRVDFLKTIPIWENSDEWHFDTQILFQAHGAGARIREIPIPTYYGDEICHVNGIIYGLNCVLSALAFFLHKSGFLYVAKYDVEREGHRYPEKFADPGSSHSLLWSWLTEQNLRGARVLELGVGDAALTRRLWEAGAIVDGVELSESSARRAAPYCRRVLQSDLNDFDRLEIEPPYDICVAADVLEHLHRPEYVLSRLKRAVRRGGRLYVSLPNVANLYVRLNLLFGRFPRTRRGPLDETHLHFYTFRDMRRLLAKTGWVIRREAPTSMPVPILFPFFQKPPFSWVWWVARKMTNTLPGLLGYQGLFVCENTNSPDLL; translated from the coding sequence ATGCGCATCGGGATTTTTGTAATTGCGTATAACGCTGAGCGGCATATTGCGAAGACGCTTTCTCGGATTCCGGCTGATCTTTGGAAGGCCATTGATGTGGTCTATGTCATTGACGATTGCAGCACGGACGACACGACCCGCGTCGCGCTCGGGTTCAAGCCGCCGATTGATCCGCAAAAGTTCGTTGTGTTGAGGAATCGCGTCAATCAACGATATGGCGGCAATCAGAAGCTCGGATATCAATATGCGATCGATCGCGGGCTTGATGTTGTAGTGATGCTCCACGCGGACGGACAATATGCGCCAGAGGTCTTGCCTCAGCTCTTGGAGCCAATCATCCGAGATGAAGCGGATGTGGTTCTCGGTTCGCGAATGATTCACCGAGCGGATGCCCGAAAGGGGGGGATGCCGCTGTATAAATTCGTGGGGAATATTGTGCTCACCAAGATAGAAAATGCTCTTAGTGGGATGCGGCTCAGCGAATTCCATTCGGGATATCGCGCCTATCGGGTCGATTTTCTCAAAACAATCCCGATTTGGGAAAACTCCGACGAATGGCATTTCGATACTCAAATCCTTTTCCAGGCGCATGGGGCCGGAGCTCGGATCCGCGAAATTCCGATCCCGACATACTACGGTGACGAAATTTGCCACGTAAATGGAATCATTTACGGTTTGAATTGCGTGCTGAGTGCGCTGGCTTTTTTTTTACACAAAAGCGGATTCCTCTACGTGGCGAAATATGATGTTGAGCGAGAAGGGCATCGATATCCGGAAAAATTTGCCGATCCAGGATCCAGCCACTCGCTGCTATGGAGCTGGCTGACGGAGCAGAATCTGCGCGGCGCGCGAGTCCTGGAACTTGGGGTGGGGGATGCAGCCCTGACCCGCCGACTGTGGGAGGCAGGAGCGATTGTGGATGGTGTGGAATTGTCCGAGTCGTCAGCGCGCCGGGCGGCCCCATACTGTCGACGTGTTTTGCAGTCCGACCTCAATGATTTTGACCGTTTGGAGATCGAGCCGCCTTACGATATTTGTGTGGCTGCCGACGTTTTGGAGCATCTACATCGTCCCGAGTACGTTCTTTCGCGCCTGAAGCGCGCCGTGCGGCGAGGCGGACGTCTGTACGTGTCGCTGCCGAATGTCGCCAATCTGTATGTACGGCTGAATCTTCTATTCGGGCGCTTCCCGCGCACCCGCCGCGGTCCTCTCGACGAGACTCATCTTCATTTCTATACGTTTCGGGACATGCGTCGGCTCTTGGCCAAAACGGGCTGGGTGATCCGGCGGGAAGCGCCGACCTCCATGCCTGTGCCGATCCTCTTCCCATTTTTCCAAAAGCCGCCGTTCTCGTGGGTGTGGTGGGTCGCAAGAAAGATGACGAATACCCTGCCTGGATTGTTGGGATACCAGGGCTTGTTTGTTTGTGAAAACACCAATTCACCGGACCTGCTGTGA
- a CDS encoding aminoglycoside phosphotransferase family protein, which produces MSRMGKDSDLLDVQGLLKRAGIDAGTVTVEPTEGGRNNQAFVVYTNSTRYFLKRYYRHPSDSRDRIASETAFLLFCQQAGLSSTPRLIAWDHDAGIALMEYIRGSRITRENLTREHVNQALTFFAELNRHRQSPLASRLPPAADSRDSALGHLELVAQRVARLSAIQPDSPESAQVLQLVEKRLIPLWRQVRDRVQSQVERVEKAHLTREQMVLSPSDFGFHNSILRPGGELVFVDFEYAGWDDPAKTFADFFLQPAIPPPRDRMPDALEIIQAAAGAPPEFEARTQLLFPVFGIKWCCILLNEFLPDGSARRGFAQRHIDPTKRRREQIERLESLLDQLESEALL; this is translated from the coding sequence ATGAGCCGGATGGGCAAGGATTCAGACCTTCTGGATGTGCAGGGTCTACTCAAAAGGGCGGGAATCGATGCCGGCACCGTGACGGTAGAACCAACGGAAGGCGGGCGTAACAACCAGGCTTTTGTTGTATACACCAACTCGACTCGTTATTTTCTCAAGCGTTACTATCGTCATCCCTCCGACTCCCGCGACAGGATCGCGTCGGAGACCGCATTCCTCCTCTTTTGCCAACAGGCGGGCCTTTCCTCCACGCCGCGCCTGATCGCGTGGGATCATGACGCGGGAATCGCCTTGATGGAATATATTCGCGGCTCGCGAATCACTCGGGAAAATCTCACGCGCGAACATGTCAATCAGGCGTTAACTTTTTTCGCAGAGTTGAATCGCCATCGGCAATCGCCTTTGGCGAGCCGATTACCGCCCGCAGCCGATTCACGCGACTCCGCGCTAGGGCATCTGGAACTGGTTGCTCAACGGGTGGCCCGCTTGTCGGCGATTCAACCTGATTCACCTGAAAGCGCACAGGTGCTGCAACTTGTCGAAAAGCGCTTGATCCCACTCTGGCGACAGGTGCGCGATCGGGTCCAGTCCCAGGTTGAGCGCGTTGAGAAAGCCCATTTGACGCGCGAGCAGATGGTGCTGTCGCCTTCAGATTTTGGATTCCACAATTCCATCTTGAGACCCGGCGGAGAGTTGGTGTTTGTCGACTTTGAATATGCAGGCTGGGATGACCCTGCGAAAACTTTCGCTGATTTCTTTCTCCAACCCGCGATTCCTCCTCCCCGAGACCGGATGCCGGACGCCTTGGAGATCATTCAGGCCGCAGCCGGGGCTCCACCCGAATTCGAAGCACGAACGCAACTGCTCTTCCCCGTCTTTGGCATCAAATGGTGTTGTATCCTTTTGAACGAGTTTCTGCCCGATGGATCGGCGCGCCGAGGCTTTGCACAGAGACATATCGATCCGACGAAGCGGAGGCGCGAGCAAATCGAGCGTCTGGAGTCTTTATTGGATCAATTGGAATCGGAGGCCCTCTTATGA